A genomic stretch from Malus domestica chromosome 15, GDT2T_hap1 includes:
- the LOC103401363 gene encoding uncharacterized protein isoform X1, which produces MDSTPINWEALDALIIDFAKSEKLVEDSSSTFTTSSSPPSSPPSSSSPSSISSSSYHSRLIIRQIRRSLEAGHIDAAIGLLRSHAPFILDDHRLLFRLQKQRFIELLRRGTAEDRDSAINCLRNALAPCALDAYPEAYEEFKHVLLAFIYDKEDQSSPVATEWSEKRRFDIAGLVSTVLRAYLHAYDPIFSMTLRYLISIHKGFCFRQGISSPISDLTHRLLLEERDPPATPQESLFEAPPFDEVDIQALAHAVELTRQGAVDSLRFAKGDLFQAFQNELCRMRFDVAMLDELVHEYCVYRGIVDSGFATSSVSGVQSLSKSLKVDQPVIGHSPSRDCSHEVDYGASKHSDGEISVSNDNLGGSPGKNSDVTSMQGMDIEMRYVCEPSSTNEDCSTSGSHQPDKLRVLQRRPSAPAERSKRKRWRGRQDDLDFTPGISCKEMSKDSKELSIIDPVSDTYSSREQQASECLSLGLDNVEDKYEIVIGMKELASKGMAAEVVEEVNSMDPNFFVQNPVLLFQLKQVEFLKLVSSGDHSSALRVACSHLGPLAASDPVLLKPLKETLLALLQPNEDALGKGLPLHALATSLQVAIGRRLGIDEPQLMKIMRATLHTHNEWFKLQMCKDHFESLLKIDSLKEVNTPSLAAAAASKSNADSCSNGSSQVTVSSSTRMVEDGSSLTQVSSRDVVCDETAILKVMEFLALPRADAIHLLAQYNGNAETVIQQIFA; this is translated from the exons ATGGACTCGACGCCAATTAACTGGGAAGCCCTAGACGCTCTCATCATCGATTTCGCCAAATCGGAGAAGCTAGTCGAAGACTCCTCCTCCACTTTTACGACGTCGTCTTCCCCGCCCTCTTCCCCTCCGTCTTCCTCTTCCCCCTCCTCTATCTCCTCCTCGTCGTACCACTCGAGATTGATCATTCGTCAGATCAGACGGTCTTTGGAGGCCGGTCACATTGACGCCGCCATCGGTCTCCTCCGCTCCCACGCCCCTTTCATTCTCGACGATCACAGGCTCCTCTTCCGCTTACAGAAACAG AGGTTTATTGAGCTATTGAGGAGAGGGACCGCAGAGGATCGTGATTCTGCAATCAATTGCTTGAGGAATGCTCTTGCTCCGTGTGCCCTCGACGCTTATCCG GAAGCTTATGAGGAATTCAAGCATGTACTGCTTGCTTTTATATATGACAAAGAAGACCAATCTTCTCCGGTAGCAACTGAG TGGTCTGAAAAGAGGAGGTTTGACATTGCCGGATTAGTTTCCACTGTCTTGAGAGCTTATTTACATGCTTATGATCCGATCTTCTCGATGACCTTGAGATATTTGATAAG CATCCACAAGGGATTTTGTTTTCGTCAAGGAATTTCGTCGCCTATTTCAGATCTTACACATAGATTACTTCTTGAGGAGCGTGACCCCCCTGCAACACCCCAGGAGAGCTTGTTTGAAGCACCTCCATTTGATGAG GTTGATATACAAGCCCTTGCACATGCTGTAGAGCTCACGAGACAGGGAGCTGTAGATAGTTTGAGATTTGCTAAGGGTGATTTATTTCAGGCGTTTCAG AATGAATTATGCAGAATGAGATTTGATGTTGCCATGCTTGACGAGCTGGTGCATGAGTATTGCGTTTACAGGGGCATTGTGGATTCCGGTTTTGCAACTTCTTCTG TGTCTGGGGTGCAAAGCCTTTCCAAATCTTTGAAAGTTGATCAACCGGTGATTGGGCATTCTCCGTCAAGAGACTGTTCTCATGAGGTCGATTATGGAGCCAGCAAACATTCTGATGGTGAGATTTCCGTTAGTAATGATAATCTTGGTGGTTCCCCTGGAAAGAATTCTGATGTGACGAGCATGCAAGGAATGGATATTGAAATGCGTTACGTTTGTGAGCCATCGAGCACTAATGAAGATTGTAGCACCAGTGGATCACATCAGCCTGATAAACTCAGAGTTTTACAAAGAAGACCCAGTGCACCTGCAGAAAGAAGTAAACGCAAGCGATGGAGGGGAAGACAAGATGATCTTGATTTTACTCCTGGCATTTCCTGTAAGGAGATGAGTAAAGACTCTAAAGAGCTTAGCATAATTGACCCAGTTTCTGATACGTATTCATCAAGGGAACAGCAG GCTTCAGAATGCTTAAGTTTAGGCCTTGACAACGTGGAGGACAAGTATGAGATTGTGATTGGGATGAAGGAACTAGCTAGCAAAGGAATGGCTGCGGAGGTTGTGGAAGAAGTTAATTCTATGGACCCAAATTTTTTTGTACAAAATCCTGTTTTACTCTTCCAACTTAAGCAG GTTGAATTCCTTAAGCTTGTCAGCTCAGGTGATCATTCTAGTGCTCTGAGGGTTGCATGCTCTCATTTAGGTCCTTTAGCTGCAAGTGATCCAGTTTTACTGAAGCCCTTGAAGGAGACTTTGTTAGCACTGCTCCAACCTAATGAAGATGCACTTGGGAAAGGCTTGCCCTTACATGCTCTTGCAACTTCACTCCAG GTTGCAATTGGTAGGAGGCTTGGCATTGACGAGCCCCAGCTTATGAAAATAATGAGAGCAACCCTTCACACCCATAATGAGTGGTTTAAACTTCAAATGTGTAAAGACCACTTCGAAAGCCTATTAAAGATTGATTCCTTGAAAGAAGTTAATACTCCTTCGCTTGCTGCTGCCGCTGCTTCTAAGTCAAATGCAGATAGTTGCTCTAATGGGTCTTCCCAAGTAACAGTATCTTCAAGCACGAGGATGGTGGAAGATGGTAGCAGCCTGACTCAAGTGTCGTCTAGAGATGTTGTGTGTGATGAAACTGCCATACTAAAAGTAATG GAATTTCTAGCTTTGCCCAGGGCCGATGCTATCCATCTTCTTGCACAATACAACGGAAATGCCGAGACCGTCATTCAACAGATATTCGCATAG
- the LOC103401363 gene encoding uncharacterized protein isoform X2 has product MTLRYLISIHKGFCFRQGISSPISDLTHRLLLEERDPPATPQESLFEAPPFDEVDIQALAHAVELTRQGAVDSLRFAKGDLFQAFQNELCRMRFDVAMLDELVHEYCVYRGIVDSGFATSSVSGVQSLSKSLKVDQPVIGHSPSRDCSHEVDYGASKHSDGEISVSNDNLGGSPGKNSDVTSMQGMDIEMRYVCEPSSTNEDCSTSGSHQPDKLRVLQRRPSAPAERSKRKRWRGRQDDLDFTPGISCKEMSKDSKELSIIDPVSDTYSSREQQASECLSLGLDNVEDKYEIVIGMKELASKGMAAEVVEEVNSMDPNFFVQNPVLLFQLKQVEFLKLVSSGDHSSALRVACSHLGPLAASDPVLLKPLKETLLALLQPNEDALGKGLPLHALATSLQVAIGRRLGIDEPQLMKIMRATLHTHNEWFKLQMCKDHFESLLKIDSLKEVNTPSLAAAAASKSNADSCSNGSSQVTVSSSTRMVEDGSSLTQVSSRDVVCDETAILKVMEFLALPRADAIHLLAQYNGNAETVIQQIFA; this is encoded by the exons ATGACCTTGAGATATTTGATAAG CATCCACAAGGGATTTTGTTTTCGTCAAGGAATTTCGTCGCCTATTTCAGATCTTACACATAGATTACTTCTTGAGGAGCGTGACCCCCCTGCAACACCCCAGGAGAGCTTGTTTGAAGCACCTCCATTTGATGAG GTTGATATACAAGCCCTTGCACATGCTGTAGAGCTCACGAGACAGGGAGCTGTAGATAGTTTGAGATTTGCTAAGGGTGATTTATTTCAGGCGTTTCAG AATGAATTATGCAGAATGAGATTTGATGTTGCCATGCTTGACGAGCTGGTGCATGAGTATTGCGTTTACAGGGGCATTGTGGATTCCGGTTTTGCAACTTCTTCTG TGTCTGGGGTGCAAAGCCTTTCCAAATCTTTGAAAGTTGATCAACCGGTGATTGGGCATTCTCCGTCAAGAGACTGTTCTCATGAGGTCGATTATGGAGCCAGCAAACATTCTGATGGTGAGATTTCCGTTAGTAATGATAATCTTGGTGGTTCCCCTGGAAAGAATTCTGATGTGACGAGCATGCAAGGAATGGATATTGAAATGCGTTACGTTTGTGAGCCATCGAGCACTAATGAAGATTGTAGCACCAGTGGATCACATCAGCCTGATAAACTCAGAGTTTTACAAAGAAGACCCAGTGCACCTGCAGAAAGAAGTAAACGCAAGCGATGGAGGGGAAGACAAGATGATCTTGATTTTACTCCTGGCATTTCCTGTAAGGAGATGAGTAAAGACTCTAAAGAGCTTAGCATAATTGACCCAGTTTCTGATACGTATTCATCAAGGGAACAGCAG GCTTCAGAATGCTTAAGTTTAGGCCTTGACAACGTGGAGGACAAGTATGAGATTGTGATTGGGATGAAGGAACTAGCTAGCAAAGGAATGGCTGCGGAGGTTGTGGAAGAAGTTAATTCTATGGACCCAAATTTTTTTGTACAAAATCCTGTTTTACTCTTCCAACTTAAGCAG GTTGAATTCCTTAAGCTTGTCAGCTCAGGTGATCATTCTAGTGCTCTGAGGGTTGCATGCTCTCATTTAGGTCCTTTAGCTGCAAGTGATCCAGTTTTACTGAAGCCCTTGAAGGAGACTTTGTTAGCACTGCTCCAACCTAATGAAGATGCACTTGGGAAAGGCTTGCCCTTACATGCTCTTGCAACTTCACTCCAG GTTGCAATTGGTAGGAGGCTTGGCATTGACGAGCCCCAGCTTATGAAAATAATGAGAGCAACCCTTCACACCCATAATGAGTGGTTTAAACTTCAAATGTGTAAAGACCACTTCGAAAGCCTATTAAAGATTGATTCCTTGAAAGAAGTTAATACTCCTTCGCTTGCTGCTGCCGCTGCTTCTAAGTCAAATGCAGATAGTTGCTCTAATGGGTCTTCCCAAGTAACAGTATCTTCAAGCACGAGGATGGTGGAAGATGGTAGCAGCCTGACTCAAGTGTCGTCTAGAGATGTTGTGTGTGATGAAACTGCCATACTAAAAGTAATG GAATTTCTAGCTTTGCCCAGGGCCGATGCTATCCATCTTCTTGCACAATACAACGGAAATGCCGAGACCGTCATTCAACAGATATTCGCATAG
- the LOC114823271 gene encoding patatin-like protein 1: MMMRQEHSLRDEINPSSYGDRITVLSIDGGGIRGILPATVLIFLESKLQELDGEEVRIADYFDVIAGTSTGGLITAMMTAPDQNKRPLFEAKDIIVPFYLKHCPKIFPQSRGIIMRMNALRGPKYDGKYLRKLLRKILGYRRLHETVTRIVVPTFDIKLLQPHVFSTFEAEIDTSEDALLSDVCIGTSSAPTYLPAHYFKTKDSRGNDREFHLVDGGVAANNPALLAMKPTGTVFPGSPDALAAPQSLDYQKYIMLSLGSGTSKIEKKYDAKVASKWGILGWLYRDNGHSPLVDAFTFASGDTVDLHMSMIFRSIKCEQNYLCIQDDTLSGHTPSTDKATKKNMKELVRIGERLLHKPVSRMNLDTGIFEPAQHQGTNEQALTRFANLLSEERRLRKERLQRWSSN; the protein is encoded by the exons ATGATGATGAGGCAGGAACATTCTCTCCGTGATGAAATAAACCCATCAAGCTATGGTGATAGGATCACTGTTCTAAGCATTGATGGTGGAGGAATTAGAGGCATTCTCCCTGCAACCGTATTAATTTTCCTTGAATCCAAACTACAA GAGCTGGATGGAGAAGAAGTCCGAATTGCAGATTACTTCGACGTGATTGCAGGAACTAGCACAGGAGGCCTTATAACAGCCATGATGACAGCACCTGATCAAAACAAGCGACCTCTTTTTGAGGCCAAAGATATTATTGTTCCATTCTATCTCAAACATTGTCCCAAAATATTCCCTCAATCCAG AGGAATAATCATGAGAATGAATGCCTTAAGGGGACCAAAATATGATGGCAAGTATCTCAGAAAGTTACTTAGAAAGATACTTGGATATCGAAGACTGCATGAAACTGTGACACGAATTGTTGTACCAACATTTGACATCAAATTGCTACAACCCCATGTCTTCTCAACCTTTGAG GCAGAGATTGATACTTCTGAGGATGCTTTGCTATCAGATGTTTGCATCGGTACTTCCTCAGCTCCAACTTATCTTCCAGCTCATTATTTCAAAACTAAGGACTCAAGAGGAAATGATAGGGAATTTCACCTTGTTGATGGTGGGGTGGCAGCAAACAATCCT GCATTGCTAGCAATGAAGCCAACAGGGACAGTGTTCCCGGGGAGTCCAGATGCTCTTGCAGCACCACAAAGTCTAGATTATCAGAAATACATCATGCTTTCACTAGGCAGTGGGACTTCAAAAATAGAGAAGAAGTACGATGCTAAAGTGGCCTCAAAGTGGGGGATTTTGGGCTGGCTTTACAGGGATAATGGTCATTCCCCTTTGGTTGATGCTTTTACATTTGCTAGTGGAGACACGGTAGATCTCCATATGTCCATGATTTTCAGGTCCATTAAATGTGAGCAGAACTACCTTTGTATTcag GATGACACATTAAGTGGGCACACACCATCGACAGACAAGGCAACAAAGAAGAACATGAAGGAGCTTGTGAGGATTGGTGAGAGGCTCTTGCATAAACCTGTTTCAAGGATGAATCTTGATACAGGGATTTTTGAACCAGCGCAACATCAAGGCACCAATGAGCAAGCCCTCACTAG ATTTGCAAACTTACTATCAGAGGAGCGAAGACTGCGCAAGGAAAGATTACAACGGTGGTCCTCCAATTGA